The DNA segment ACATGACAACAAATGCACCAAAAGATAATATATAtgccaaaaaaatgattctaaaGATCTTAAAATTGAAGTaataaagtatatatgaagTCCAACAAAGGAGTAAAAAAGAAGAATGGGGGAGAATCTTATAAAGCACAAAAAGGCACaaccaaaataattttgttcATTGAGTGAATACAATCACAATCTTGTATAGTGTGTCTTCTTACAACATGCGTACGTTGGAAACTAAAAATTCATTATGAAACCTAAGCTCCACTCTCCCTTTTCCTCTCCACTcaagaaaaaacaataaataaatgcaagttttttttttattaaaaaaaaagaaaaaatagagaCTTTGACCTAACAAAAATTTGAAGATTCTACACCTTATAGTACCTTTCACATGAAACTATTGTGTTATTGTATATATtgactttattttaaaattattaattgttttaaaaaattaaggacatctataattaattattagttacaactcaattcaataattaattttcttagGCCTAATTCTCCAAACCAGACATTgcgaaaataaaatatacatacaATATTGACATCGAGAAATTAAATACGgcgaaaaaaatgaaataaaagatgagtctatttttaaaaaaaaaactaaaaaattatgaatttatttggAGGAATAATTACCTTCCATATTAGCAAGCTAATGTCAAATTGGCCAGCATTGTAAGAAGAGATTGGGGAAATGGCAGCCCCAATTGCTATCCTATTGTTGGTCTGAACAAAACCCGAGCACAGTAGATTGTAACATCCCGTGGCCTGATACGCATCGTTCTGCATTATTTGATTagcataatttataattaattactatattattcatgtataattaaataataatattgtataTTTGACTGTATTATTTTTCTATGTAAGTAATaagaattatttaataaaacttaCAGTCCAGTAGGTGAAGAACCTGGGATAATTGTCCCCGTACAGCTCTGGACTTACCTGTtcgaaattgaataaaaattagcAAATCCATTGCATACAACGTATGGTAGTTGAAATGTGTAATAGCTGATTTAATAAGGTTGGAGAGAATTATTTTTCCATTATTCTCGAACAGTATTATGTCCACAATAAATAGCCATGTTCTTAATAGTCACGTTAATTATTGAATATATGAATATGTGTACTACAATATACATATAGGCCCAAACGGTTCTAACACGTGTCCGAGTTGGTGGAACAAGTGAGTACGATACCACATGGTCACGACCTCCtaccaacaaaattttttttttgtcgagTCTGTTCATGAACAAGGTTTGTCCAATAAGGTTTATCCGAAAAATATGTATCAGCAAGTGAGTACATACCCGGAAGGTAACTCAAGATcaccaaaaaaaatcaagaaagtaAATGAATGATGAAATAAACATGCCTGCCAGCCAGCTTCAATAGTATTAAGGTCATCGCCAAATGAACCCGAGATGACCCAAATTTGAGATAAGCTGAATTCATATTGATTGGCAACTCGAGGCGCCCACACATTTAAACTGGCTTTGGCTCCGTAGTATTCTACACCAGTCACGTATCCAACCGCATGCTGTCATTCCAAAATCAAATCtaaatgttaatttatttatatacatatttttaaaaattaattcaattcaACTCTAGCACATGGTAAAGAATCATGAAATTctgagaaaataaaaataataattagtaagtaaataaaaatataaagtcTGCTGTGGAATTAGTTGACCGAGTACATTAAATCTTTTTTAATTCCAATGGAGaattaaaaaaggaaaaaaaataaacgtATTTGCgcgtaaaaaaaataaaatatgacaccttgaatttaaataaaatttaaattcataaaaaataaaatatgactcCTTTAAATTTGCATTAAAAAAGTACAACCACCATAAAAAACATCTACCGAAGATTTCATTATCAATTCAGAAGAATATAGAAGTTTTGGCTCCTAAATTTATGAGTTTTAACGTTTTTTAAAgcaaataaaaatcaattttccatcttatgattattaaaaaaatgcaaaaaaatcaTATGATATTATATCACAAATCAATTTCGTGAGACGGATATATGACACGAcctaattcatgaaaaaaaattaatttttatataaaaaataataattttttttattataaatataaatcagatCAATTTGTAGTCTCGTAATACATCTGCTCTTGGAAAAAATAGCTATagctaatttttaatttgcaaCAAGGGTTATAACTTCTAACCTCATGTCCCCCGCTGGATGAATCCCTTCTAATTggttttcgaatttttcttccGAATCTCTGAATCGAGCTTGCACGTAAGACATCTTGCTCCGTCGTTCTTCGAATCGGAATCGTGCCTTCCGGGCAAAATTCGTCGGAACTGCTCCAAAGTTGAAAGTTCTCTTCAAAGATTCCTGTTGTGGTGGCGTACCCTTTAGGCCTCTCTGGTGGATCCTAcaaaattcaataataaaaaataataatgcaaacttcattttcttgatgtttaaactttaaattGAATGATTTTGTTTGAATTTTACCAATGGTTTTTGGCCTTTCAATTCTGGATGATCAAAAGCTGGTTGCTTGTCTGCCAATACACAATCTATGATATCACCATCAGGACTCTGCAGAGTTGAAAACAGGGGAAGTACATCAAAATTCTTCGATCAGATAAGCAAAAATCAAACTCGAAAACTGATTCAAACTCAAGAAAATCTGCCTGAATTGTCTTGACAGAAGGCTTATTGATTCTCGCCAAATGGGCTCTGATGAACTTCGATTTCTTCGACTCTTTTCCGGGCCGAAAACTCCGGTCCGTCTCGTTGAATTGAACAGATCGAACAGAGGAAACAAACAACAAGAAAAGAACGAGAAAAGGAATGATTGGAGAGATCTTGCAGCAACTAGACGCCATTTTTGAGGTATTTTTGTATCTTTCTTCTCGGAACAAAACTGTCTGTATTCGAGTACATTGATGTTGTCTTCTTCTGTGATCCGAACAGCAGCAAACCACCTCCATTGATTTCCCAAATTCCACACCTCGAATTAAGGCAACTAACATGTCACGGCTCACTCGCCATTTCCAAAgctttcaaacaaaaaaaattgaatcccTCCTATTATTTTACCACTCCCCACGCTTCGATGATCTTGTTTAATATTCTTACAGTGTACGACTAAGCATGAAATAACTATATATCATACAtacttttttaattaaaaaaaacagagaaattttgtgtgtgtgtgtgtgtgaattttTAGAATTCTGTCTATGTGGGGCGAGGGGTATAAATAAGGATGAGCCAGAGCTAGATCAGTGGTCAAGTCAAGCATGGTAAATGGAGCACTcgatctcttttaattttttttaataattaaattaaataaattattttgtataaatataaaataaagggCAAAAACTTTGTGAAAtggtctcacatgtcgtattttgtgagacagatctctaatttggatcatcaatgaaaaatattactttttattgtgaatatcggtaggattaacCTGTCTCAagaataaagattcgtgaaatcgtCTAATAAGAGATCTACTCAAAATAAAGATATATTCGATCAATTCTTTTCTTAGAGTTACCAATCTCTTTGTATCCAAGTTTTGGTATGCTTAATACTTTCCTTCATTTTCTAAAGTAACGTAACACCCATTAAATCCTTATTGCagtaattctttcattttttccattatgttatatatatatatattttttttttggtattccAAAGTTTCTCGCTTTGGGTGTTTTTCTTTTCCCTTTCCCTAGATGTTCTTTATGTCAGCTACCCATATTCACACCCATGATTTTACCAAAGTATAATTGtatgtaaaatttgaaaattataattattaagtATTAAATGCACAATTAAAGATACTACAAAATAGGAccatttttcatttaatttggtttttatttttgcCATTTTCTTAGAGCAAAAGTTtcccaagaaaattaaaaaaaaatgccaCCTTATGTCAAAGTGGCGCATTTATTGAACAGGAGATTTCTTATTGAAAGGAAAGAAATTAGTTGCTTGTAATTATTAGTTAGTAAAGCAAAAAGTAAATAAGATTTTATTGCATAGTCTCCCCATTTTTAAGGTGTCATTTTCTTTGAGAACAAAAACCCTTTAATGTTTACACATAATTGTCGATGTTTAGCATGCGTATCTGGTCACTTAGGCTTATTGTGCTTATGTATATGCGTGCCCAACTAAATAATGTCTCATTATTCGAGTTGCTTACATGTCGAAATAAGTTATTtaatattgcaaatattttttttatttttgtttgtgaGAAATTAAgtgtttatataaattcaagggATCAAATTATAAGGTTGGCAACAATTAATTTCtccttaaaaaatttgaaaggcTGCAAAAGGGTTAGGTTGGTTTAGGAATAGGGGACAAGAGATGGATTCTTGAAATGAAAGGGGTCGGTTTAGAATTATTAAATCACATGATTAATCTTAAATaaaatcaagattttagatAAAGCAAACTTTGGTTATCAACATAATCATACCAGGCGTGTGCATTCTCCATGTATTTTTATTTGCATTGCAtgctaataaaatatatttcccGAATTGATTTTTAGGTTTaggaggggggggggggggggggggtttgAATAGGTGAGGCCATCTCCTGGATTTACGGGGTGGGAGCTCAAGCTCAACATCATGAGCATCGTTCAACGAAAATTTGATAGAGATATATCTTCAAGTGTGTTATCTTGCTATCATAGTAACTTTTATGTATGCATATTAAAAAAACTCTTTTTTTATTGACGTCCCTATGACAAACACACTAAGTAAACTTCAGTACTTGGCGATCATCACTTGTCTTCGTATCTGACTCAATCGAACTCTCTTCGATAACACGAGCAGTTCTCTCTCGAGAACTTCACATTCATCTCTCTAATATGAATCACGATATGTTTAACGTGTTTGCTTCACTAGTGACGAAAAAAGCTCTTAAtcagaattatatatataagtgGACATGTCATCACCTAGTCGTAACAGTTGTCGAGataaaatgaacatttttgcTTTTTCTACTCCAAAATTTGTGAGCTACAATTGATACTTTCACATCATAATACAGACATTAGCAAATCTCTATTTACACGAAAtctcatcaaatttttttaaaaaaatcttgattgcattttataattatttaatcaagaGTTTGAAAGATTACCAATACAAAACCTAGCTAGACAccttttcaatttaaatttatcaCAAATAAGTAGAGATATACATCATAATAAATCTCATGAATTCAgcatatatgaattaaaaaatatcaaaggGAAACATATCATCAAAAACCAACTAAAAGATAACTTAACAAGCTTAAACCaacaatattatataataatcattAATCAAACTATATCAAAACTTCGAAAAGCTAATCAAATGGTCAAATTATGCATAGTCCAAAATTATCAAAACAAGCCAATTAAAAATGACAATTTCCAATATCCAtttcaattataaatttaagttttaatttagAAATTCACTTAAATAAGTACAATTTTTAAAgttgtttttataaataaaacattttaaatattatttttaaaaaatattaaataatatttttaaagttgtttgcataaattttaaaaaaatatttttatttttaaatagaagCATGAGGAGAAGTTCATAAGCCAAATAGCATCTAAAAGAatactattttaaatattatttttaaaattttataacaaaacaatatacttttttttaaaaaaaacaatctgTTGAATTCTCCAACCAAACGATCCATAAAATCAACATGAATTGGAAAAAGTAGCATCAGTTAAactttaatttttcttattttaaatgGCATCTGTTTgcgtttcaaaaaataatattgtctcACAAATTGCATATCGACCAAAGttatttttcaaatcaattACATGAAACAAGCATACCCCCGAAAAGATGAATATTAATAAGTATGAATTTACGCGAGTACTTCGTTCTATTAGAAGATTCGATCAATATACTTGAAGAAAACTCTAATTTAATCCGCAAAAGTAATCGAGACAATACATCTAGTTttcttattataaaaaatttatctgTTGAGTGATATTCGGTCCACATAGGTAGAATGTCGAATGTTGGTTTACATGTGAAGATTGTTCGGAGAAAACTAAACATGTTGTGTTTCTCTTTTGGGCGGAAATCTGAGAGTAATAAAGCTGAAAACTCAGAAATATGTCTTCATAAAGAAACAAAATGCAGgcagtatttttattttgtttatgtcTCTACACTCACCATTCACCCCACTCATGGGCGAAACCACATTCAAAGCTCGGGtgacccaattttttttaaacaaaatttataagtaaattttgaattaatttgatattaacTCGGatagataaatttaaattaaaagattctagaatttaaaattctaaCTCAAATAAAACCATATGTTTGATTCCCTCATTGACCCCATAAACCATTTATTATATATCTACTAGAATTTGTTCATGAAATTGGGTTATATTCTGAGTGTGGTCCCTCGTGCTAAAAAATAACAGTGATATAATGTTGGAATATTTACATGGTTTTGGAACTAATGAAATGTATGCTTTTCTTATgtgattatattttattatgtattaaatGGGGAGCAAAAATGGACTCCGACCTTTAACCACTTACATTTAAAGTGGTCTCCTAGTGGAGGATTAATGTTGGTAGTAGTAAAAGATAAAGGTCTTCATCGTTCATTTCGGTTCGACTTAGTTTGGTTCGGTTTTGGACACCTCTAGTCTAGGGATGTAGATTTCTAATTGTTGGAAGCAAAAGTCACTTttgtttttcttgatttcatgggAAGTAGTCGAtctagttaaaaaaaatattaaatattaatttgatattttgccattttattttaggcaaaaatttgtgtgagacggtctcacggatcgtattttgtgaaacagatctcttatttgggtcacccatgaaaaattatactttttatgctaagagtattactttttattgtgaatatcggtagggttgacccgtctcacagataaagattcgtgagaccgtctcacaagagacttactttttattttatttgaattatatatatatattggtttaaaaaaatattaaatattaatttaatattttccattttattttatttgcattaaaatatatatataaatataatttatattaatatttctaTCCACTGGGCATCCATCAAGGATCAAGATGGATGCCCGGTGgatagaaatatatatataaattgagaAAGGAAAGCGTCATTGACGGCCCAATAAATTTGAAGTATCAGCTTTTTTTTGGGCCCAGAGACAGAAAGAATGATTGGGGGGATCTGAATTGACTTGTTATGGGCCCATTCCTATATTTATCCATTTGACTCAATCATTTTTCTTCCCACAATGTACAATTACAGAATTACCCTTCATCAttacatatttttcaattaaactATACAATAAATGAAAGGCCAAGATTTAGTAGTATGAACTGAACTTCGAATAAAATTTTGCTATTAGCATGCAAAGTTTAGCTAAACGCCCAACCTTTCTTCACTTTATTTGACCACTAACCAAACAAGACATGGAACTGGAAAACAAAGTGGTCGGATTCATATTCTTATATATAGCATTCCCAATTATTCTCGTCCATTACATTTTCTCCTTTATTTAGTTCCGAGGAATATTTCCACACTTGAAAAGAGAGAGGTGATGATTCCATTCTTTAAGAGAGAGAATGTACATGATATAATTTAGGTCCTCAAATATCCATTCAATGGTGGAACTCCAAAACTTGTGCCGGAGACCGAATCGAGATCGTTTCGGGTTCATCTGACAATATCAGACTTGAGCTTGGTTCGTTTAATATTCATAGGGCTCGAGCTCGATTTGAACTTTTATCATCAGGATCGAACTCGATTTGTCTTGAAATTACTAAGCTCGTGAAAAGCTCTAGCTCGactcgttaaaagctcgtttatTATGTTAATCAAGTCGGACTCGAGCGTggttcattaatagctcgtttatctgtttaacaagcctggcttgagctcggctcgttttcAAGCCCGTAAAGCATAAAATTGAGTTCGATTTTGAGCCTGAttcgagcttgttaaaaattaaatatatttataaataaattttaaatcagacataaaaatgtaaatcaattataaataatcaaaacgACAAacataacaattaaaaatacataaacgagccgagctagagctcgagcttacgagccacctaaacaagccgagctcgagctcccAAGCCTATTAACGAACATGTTTGCAAactcacgagccgaatatctTTAGGCTTGaacttggtttgattaaattggcgagctcgagcttggcttgatatgattaacaagccgagctcgagctcgagcccTCGAGCCTATTAAcaaacatgtttgcgagctcacgagccaaatatccttaggcttgaacttggtttgattaaattgtcgagctcgagcttgcattgatatgattaacaaacgaaGTCAAACGATCTTTTTATCGAgtcgagcttcgaatagctcgcgaACAGTTTGATCCATTTACATCCTTATACATAAGCGTCATAAACGAATCTCTAACATCCATGGTAGGCTTGAAAGAAAGTTAACATCACAATTATTCCAAATTAAAGGCGAATTTACAATGTGGCCATTTAGTTAACATAGTTTAATTTCAAAGTGCATTACCAATGGAAAAAAGATCATGAAATGAGGGAATTTACACCCCTAAACAGATTGGGTTAGGAAATCATTATGTCCCATCTTTATAAGCCAACATGATGAAGATTCATAAATTAACATATTGATAAATAGAGAACCAAGCCCAAAGTGGAGATTTTCCTAAGCCATAATTGAATTGTGTTAAAAAGGTAAAGTTAAAATAGATAATGTTTTCGTGCCCTATCTTTCTTTTGGCTAATGTCATAATGGGCATGCCAAGTGAATTATGCTCCTGGGGCCATTCCCTCCATGGGATCATGATGATGGTGTTGCTCATGTTAACGACACAAATTCTTTGTGGCATTAACCATTATTAAGGTTTGAACTTTATTTTTGCTTGATTTCTTGATCTTGTCTATCAATGTAATTAGGTGTGGTTGATGCACGTAAAATATTAATCAGGGATGAGATGGATAAGTCATCCAACTTTAGCTTTTAAGTAAACATATGTTAAAAACAATGACCCACTTCCGGAAAACAAGGATCGACCTTTACACAAGAAGGAATCCATTcaaaaattaggaaaaaaaaagtttgatgaCGACGATTATGATCACGTATTTCGGATAAATTAACCATTCATTTTGGAAGGGAGTAAGATTGTATTTTAGTTTGGTATGATATTGGAAtgcacttaaaaaaaaattaatattgggTAAAGATCATCAGATAAATCttgatttttatctttttttaaaaaaaaaaaaaaacagagcaCAACTCTGGTCTATCGGAGTCTAGAGAATTGATATAATGAAGCATTGAGTAAATAATCTTTTACTTGAATAACACCACATGACTTAGATTAGTGTCTCCAAAGAGAATATAGACGAATTGTATATTAGTGTCTCCAAAGAGAATATAGATGAATTGTACTGTCATGGGAATGAAAGTCCAAGTAGATATATATGGCCCGCAAGTAAAATTAACCTTAGGCCAAAAAAACTTTAGAACGTACTATGTTATAAAAATTTGCATACATATCCCAATaatcaatatattttctttctGACTGCTTGAGATTTAGTGATTTAGAATAAAAAGATGAAAGAGAGAGAGGGTAAACTGAGGTCAATTGATGGGGTCAAAGGAATGTCTTTTTTTTTAGTCTTCCTAACCTGTCAGCACGATTTCCAAGAATTTGTGCCATCTTCTAAACCTGTCTCGAATTATATTTATAGTTACCTCCATAACTATCTATTCTTTCTTGCAATGTGTCGTTTGAACGATGATGTTTCCATTTAGTAACTGTGTgcctaataaaattttattgcatATTCAAAGTTAATAATTTTGTCTAATTAAGTTGGGGATCACCCTGTACTTTAATTTCAAGCTACTCATGTTGTTAAAAGATAAATCTTGTTTTGAAGGGTCACCTCCTTCAAGttcaaaatttcttttttaaagaatgattaagaaatataTTAGTTTTCCTCCAAAACTGTTGCGTAATGCTGCAAGTAATTGAATGTTATTCTGGGACTCTGAAGTTTGTGACAAATACAATGTTctttattattgatatatgatgACTGAGTTCAATAACACTGATCTAAATTTAGAGCGTATATAATTCGAGTCCTGCAGTATATCGATCCATGAACAAATTCTTCAAGCTTGAGCATGCCTTGTCACATCTGAGGCCTCGTTTGGACAATGTAAATCTTACCGTCCTTGACGACACCTTCAACATCTTGTGCAGATCCGTAAATACCCTCAATAGTACTTCCGGCTTGGGCTATGCTGCTGAGGATTGTATACCGGAAGTTTTTGTCAACAATCAATGGATCAGATGAGTAATCAAGCTTTACTTCTTCCTCTTCATCCATTGGCACACTGCCAAAAAAAATGGTATAAAGGTGAATCAtaattttaggaaaaaaaaaaagggtaacCTCATCAATTCTATGAATGATGTTAAAGTGTTACCTGTCATAAAGCCCAGCACCAGCATAACCTTCCAGATCTTCACCATTTGAATCTGATCTGAATATCATAGACCGCTTTATAAAAAGGCCAACAGGTTTGCTGGGGTAACCCAAAACCTGTAAAGGTTCGAAGGATATGTTCATAGTTAGGCTCGGTATATTGAAACATGAATTACAGGCAGTATCTTTTCATGATGCCACTGCTTGTAACTCCTCAAGTACTAGAACGACAAATTTTATGGACTGATTCTGTTTTTAAAAATGGCGGCTTAATAAATAAGGTGAATCACAATTTTACTACCCAGATCATTCCTAATTTAAAACAGAGAATATTCAGAAGTGGATTCGAGTCCGAGACAATTAATTTACCTGAGGAGAATTGAGATCATTTTTCTTGCAAATAAAGCTCAAAGCACGGCCTGGATATGCTCCCACCAGCGTCTCTCCAAGCCCCTTAACCACCTATTAGATGAGATGTATAATTTATTCatgacatacatatatataagcatGGAACTGCTCGTCCAAGGTTAAAAGCCTTAGGTAAAGATTCGTCAGGAATCCATGTTGAAGTCATAGAATATTTAACAA comes from the Primulina huaijiensis isolate GDHJ02 chromosome 8, ASM1229523v2, whole genome shotgun sequence genome and includes:
- the LOC140983579 gene encoding protein neprosin-like, with product MLVALIRGVEFGKSMEVVCCCSDHRRRQHQCTRIQTVLFREERYKNTSKMASSCCKISPIIPFLVLFLLFVSSVRSVQFNETDRSFRPGKESKKSKFIRAHLARINKPSVKTIQSPDGDIIDCVLADKQPAFDHPELKGQKPLDPPERPKGYATTTGIFEENFQLWSSSDEFCPEGTIPIRRTTEQDVLRASSIQRFGRKIRKPIRRDSSSGGHEHAVGYVTGVEYYGAKASLNVWAPRVANQYEFSLSQIWVISGSFGDDLNTIEAGWQVSPELYGDNYPRFFTYWTNDAYQATGCYNLLCSGFVQTNNRIAIGAAISPISSYNAGQFDISLLIWKDPKHGNWWLEFGNGILVGYWPSFLFTHLREHASMVQFGGEVVNSRVSGQHTSTQMGSGHFAGEGFGKASYFRNLQVVDWDNSLIPLSNLRVLADHPNCYDIRGGINRVWGNYFYYGGPGKNSRCP